Proteins encoded together in one Falco peregrinus isolate bFalPer1 chromosome 2, bFalPer1.pri, whole genome shotgun sequence window:
- the PATZ1 gene encoding POZ-, AT hook-, and zinc finger-containing protein 1 isoform X3, which produces MERVSEAAACGPSSGCYTYQVSRHSADMLHSLNQQRKNGGRFCDVLLRVGDESFPAHRAVLAACSEYFESVFSAQLGDGAGGGGGGGAEGGATEAAAAGGATAAGGAPGGGRELEMHTISSKVFGDILDFAYTSRIVVRLESFPELMTAAKFLLMRSVIDICQEVIKQSNVQLLVPPTRPDIMLFRPGAADLGFPLDMTNGAALAPNGNGIAGMPEDEATRAALTAAQSSLPVLQGVDRLPMVAGPLSPPLLASPFQNVAASAPTLSTKRGRGRPRKANLLDSMMFGTPGGLREAGILPCGLCGKVFTDANRLRQHEAQHGVTSLQLGYIDIPPPRLGENGVPGQDDPDAPRKRSRTRKQVACEICGKIFRDVYHLNRHKLSHSGEKPYSCPVCGLRFKRKDRMSYHVRSHDGSVGKPYICQSCGKGFSRPDHLNGHIKQVHTSERPHKCQTCNASFATRDRLRSHLACHEDKVPCQVCGKYLRAAYMADHLKKHSEGPSNFCTICNRGFSSASYLKVHVKTHHGVPLPQVSRHQESIPNGGAAFHCVRTYGIKEGQKCSHSDPIESSDSYGDLSDTSDLKTPEKQSTNGSFSCDMAVSKNKMETEGEKKYPCPECGSFFRSKSYLNKHIQKVHVRALGGPLGDLGPALGSPFSPQQNMSLLESFGFQIVQSAFASSLVDPEVDQQPMGPEGK; this is translated from the exons ATGGAGCGGGTGAGCGAGGCCGCCGCCTGCGGCCCCTCGTCGGGCTGCTACACGTACCAGGTGAGCCGGCACAGCGCCGACATGCTGCACAGCCTCAACCAGCAGCGCAAGAACGGCGGCCGCTTCTGCGACGTGCTCCTGCGCGTGGGCGACGAGAGCTTCCCGGCGCACCGGGCGGTGTTGGCCGCTTGCAGCGAGTACTTCGAGTCGGTGTTCAGCGCGCAGCTGGGCGACGGGGCAGGTggaggcggcggcggtggcgcgGAGGGGGGCGCGAcagaggcggcggcggccggtGGGGCCacggcggccggcggggcgcccgggggcgggcgggagctGGAGATGCACACCATCAGCTCCAAGGTGTTCGGAGACATCCTGGACTTCGCCTACACGTCTCGCATCGTGGTGCGGCTGGAGAGCTTCCCGGAGCTCATGACGGCTGCCAAGTTCCTGCTGATGCGCTCTGTGATTGACATCTGCCAGGAGGTCATCAAGCAGTCCAATGTGCAGCTCCTCGTGCCCCCCACGCGCCCCGACATTATGCTCTTCCGTCCGGGGGCTGCGGACCTCGGCTTCCCTCTTGACATGACCAATGGTGCCGCTTTGGCACCCAATGGCAACGGCATTGCTGGTATGCCTGAAGATGAGGCCACGCGGGCTGCGCTCACTGCTGCGCAGTCTTCCTTACCCGTTCTGCAGGGTGTGGACCGCCTGCCCATGGTGGCAGGACCTCTGTCCCCGCCGCTGCTGGCCTCACCCTTCCAGAATGTTGCTGCTAGTGCCCCCACTTTAAGCACCAAGAGGGGCAGAGGGCGTCCCCGTAAAGCCAATCTCTTGGACTCCATGATGTTTGGTACCCCAGGGGGCCTGCGAGAGGCTGGTATCCTGCCTTGTGGCCTCTGTGGAAAAGTATTTACGGATGCTAATCGTCTTCGGCAGCACGAGGCTCAACACGGGGTGACAAGTTTGCAGCTGGGCTACATAGACATCCCACCCCCGAGACTGGGTGAAAATGGTGTCCCTGGTCAGGATGACCCCGATGCACCCCGAAAAAGAAGCAGGACGAGGAAACAGGTGGCCTGTGAGATCTGTGGCAAGATTTTTCGGGACGTGTACCACCTGAATCGGCACAAGCTGTCACACTCTGGCGAGAAGCCTTACTCTTGTCCAGTGTGTGGCTTACGGTTCAAGCGGAAAGACAGGATGTCCTATCATGTTCGATCTCACGATGGCTCTGTGGGAAAGCCCTACATCTGCCAGAGctgtggaaaaggcttttccaG gcCAGACCACTTGAATGGACACATCAAACAGGTGCATACCTCAGAGAGACCTCACAAGTGTCAG ACTTGTAATGCTTCCTTTGCCACTCGTGACCGACTGCGCTCACACCTAGCATGTCATGAAGACAAAGTTCCATGCCAGGTGTGTGGGAAGTACTTGCGAGCAGCATATATGGCAGATCATTTGAAGAAGCATAGTGAAGGACCAAGCAATTTCTGCACTATCTGTAATAGAG gtttctcctctgcctcctaCTTAAAGGTCCATGTTAAAACCCACCACGGTGTTCCCCTTCCCCAGGTCTCCAGGCACCAGGAGTCCATCCCGAATGGGGGAGCAGCGTTCCACTGCGTCAGGACCTATGGCATCAAAG aaGGCCAGAAATGTTCACATTCGGACCCGATTGAGAGTTCTGATTCATATGGAGACCTCTCTGACACCAGTGACCTCAAGACTCCTGAGAAACAGAGCACCAACGGGTCCTTCTCGTGTGACATGGCAGTCAGCAAAAACAAAATGGAGACCGAAGGAGAGAAGAAGTACCCTTGCCCTGAATGTGGCAGCTTTTTCAGATCAAAGTCTTATCTGAACAAACACATACAGAAAGTTCACGTCAGGGCCCTTGGTGGCCCACTGGGGGACCTTGGTCCTGCTCTAGGATCCCCCTTTTCACCCCAACAGAACATGTCTCTCCTGGAGTCATTTGGGTTTCAGATCGTCCAGTCAGCATTTGCATCATCCCTAGTGGATCCAGAGGTCGACCAGCAACCAATGGGGCCAGAGGGGAAATGA
- the PATZ1 gene encoding POZ-, AT hook-, and zinc finger-containing protein 1 isoform X5, whose amino-acid sequence MERVSEAAACGPSSGCYTYQVSRHSADMLHSLNQQRKNGGRFCDVLLRVGDESFPAHRAVLAACSEYFESVFSAQLGDGAGGGGGGGAEGGATEAAAAGGATAAGGAPGGGRELEMHTISSKVFGDILDFAYTSRIVVRLESFPELMTAAKFLLMRSVIDICQEVIKQSNVQLLVPPTRPDIMLFRPGAADLGFPLDMTNGAALAPNGNGIAGMPEDEATRAALTAAQSSLPVLQGVDRLPMVAGPLSPPLLASPFQNVAASAPTLSTKRGRGRPRKANLLDSMMFGTPGGLREAGILPCGLCGKVFTDANRLRQHEAQHGVTSLQLGYIDIPPPRLGENGVPGQDDPDAPRKRSRTRKQVACEICGKIFRDVYHLNRHKLSHSGEKPYSCPVCGLRFKRKDRMSYHVRSHDGSVGKPYICQSCGKGFSRPDHLNGHIKQVHTSERPHKCQTCNASFATRDRLRSHLACHEDKVPCQVCGKYLRAAYMADHLKKHSEGPSNFCTICNREGQKCSHSDPIESSDSYGDLSDTSDLKTPEKQSTNGSFSCDMAVSKNKMETEGEKKYPCPECGSFFRSKSYLNKHIQKVHVRALGGPLGDLGPALGSPFSPQQNMSLLESFGFQIVQSAFASSLVDPEVDQQPMGPEGK is encoded by the exons ATGGAGCGGGTGAGCGAGGCCGCCGCCTGCGGCCCCTCGTCGGGCTGCTACACGTACCAGGTGAGCCGGCACAGCGCCGACATGCTGCACAGCCTCAACCAGCAGCGCAAGAACGGCGGCCGCTTCTGCGACGTGCTCCTGCGCGTGGGCGACGAGAGCTTCCCGGCGCACCGGGCGGTGTTGGCCGCTTGCAGCGAGTACTTCGAGTCGGTGTTCAGCGCGCAGCTGGGCGACGGGGCAGGTggaggcggcggcggtggcgcgGAGGGGGGCGCGAcagaggcggcggcggccggtGGGGCCacggcggccggcggggcgcccgggggcgggcgggagctGGAGATGCACACCATCAGCTCCAAGGTGTTCGGAGACATCCTGGACTTCGCCTACACGTCTCGCATCGTGGTGCGGCTGGAGAGCTTCCCGGAGCTCATGACGGCTGCCAAGTTCCTGCTGATGCGCTCTGTGATTGACATCTGCCAGGAGGTCATCAAGCAGTCCAATGTGCAGCTCCTCGTGCCCCCCACGCGCCCCGACATTATGCTCTTCCGTCCGGGGGCTGCGGACCTCGGCTTCCCTCTTGACATGACCAATGGTGCCGCTTTGGCACCCAATGGCAACGGCATTGCTGGTATGCCTGAAGATGAGGCCACGCGGGCTGCGCTCACTGCTGCGCAGTCTTCCTTACCCGTTCTGCAGGGTGTGGACCGCCTGCCCATGGTGGCAGGACCTCTGTCCCCGCCGCTGCTGGCCTCACCCTTCCAGAATGTTGCTGCTAGTGCCCCCACTTTAAGCACCAAGAGGGGCAGAGGGCGTCCCCGTAAAGCCAATCTCTTGGACTCCATGATGTTTGGTACCCCAGGGGGCCTGCGAGAGGCTGGTATCCTGCCTTGTGGCCTCTGTGGAAAAGTATTTACGGATGCTAATCGTCTTCGGCAGCACGAGGCTCAACACGGGGTGACAAGTTTGCAGCTGGGCTACATAGACATCCCACCCCCGAGACTGGGTGAAAATGGTGTCCCTGGTCAGGATGACCCCGATGCACCCCGAAAAAGAAGCAGGACGAGGAAACAGGTGGCCTGTGAGATCTGTGGCAAGATTTTTCGGGACGTGTACCACCTGAATCGGCACAAGCTGTCACACTCTGGCGAGAAGCCTTACTCTTGTCCAGTGTGTGGCTTACGGTTCAAGCGGAAAGACAGGATGTCCTATCATGTTCGATCTCACGATGGCTCTGTGGGAAAGCCCTACATCTGCCAGAGctgtggaaaaggcttttccaG gcCAGACCACTTGAATGGACACATCAAACAGGTGCATACCTCAGAGAGACCTCACAAGTGTCAG ACTTGTAATGCTTCCTTTGCCACTCGTGACCGACTGCGCTCACACCTAGCATGTCATGAAGACAAAGTTCCATGCCAGGTGTGTGGGAAGTACTTGCGAGCAGCATATATGGCAGATCATTTGAAGAAGCATAGTGAAGGACCAAGCAATTTCTGCACTATCTGTAATAGAG aaGGCCAGAAATGTTCACATTCGGACCCGATTGAGAGTTCTGATTCATATGGAGACCTCTCTGACACCAGTGACCTCAAGACTCCTGAGAAACAGAGCACCAACGGGTCCTTCTCGTGTGACATGGCAGTCAGCAAAAACAAAATGGAGACCGAAGGAGAGAAGAAGTACCCTTGCCCTGAATGTGGCAGCTTTTTCAGATCAAAGTCTTATCTGAACAAACACATACAGAAAGTTCACGTCAGGGCCCTTGGTGGCCCACTGGGGGACCTTGGTCCTGCTCTAGGATCCCCCTTTTCACCCCAACAGAACATGTCTCTCCTGGAGTCATTTGGGTTTCAGATCGTCCAGTCAGCATTTGCATCATCCCTAGTGGATCCAGAGGTCGACCAGCAACCAATGGGGCCAGAGGGGAAATGA
- the PATZ1 gene encoding POZ-, AT hook-, and zinc finger-containing protein 1 isoform X1: MERVSEAAACGPSSGCYTYQVSRHSADMLHSLNQQRKNGGRFCDVLLRVGDESFPAHRAVLAACSEYFESVFSAQLGDGAGGGGGGGAEGGATEAAAAGGATAAGGAPGGGRELEMHTISSKVFGDILDFAYTSRIVVRLESFPELMTAAKFLLMRSVIDICQEVIKQSNVQLLVPPTRPDIMLFRPGAADLGFPLDMTNGAALAPNGNGIAGMPEDEATRAALTAAQSSLPVLQGVDRLPMVAGPLSPPLLASPFQNVAASAPTLSTKRGRGRPRKANLLDSMMFGTPGGLREAGILPCGLCGKVFTDANRLRQHEAQHGVTSLQLGYIDIPPPRLGENGVPGQDDPDAPRKRSRTRKQVACEICGKIFRDVYHLNRHKLSHSGEKPYSCPVCGLRFKRKDRMSYHVRSHDGSVGKPYICQSCGKGFSRPDHLNGHIKQVHTSERPHKCQQENGSHHGISSETSTSIGKLKLQETCNASFATRDRLRSHLACHEDKVPCQVCGKYLRAAYMADHLKKHSEGPSNFCTICNRGFSSASYLKVHVKTHHGVPLPQVSRHQESIPNGGAAFHCVRTYGIKEGQKCSHSDPIESSDSYGDLSDTSDLKTPEKQSTNGSFSCDMAVSKNKMETEGEKKYPCPECGSFFRSKSYLNKHIQKVHVRALGGPLGDLGPALGSPFSPQQNMSLLESFGFQIVQSAFASSLVDPEVDQQPMGPEGK; the protein is encoded by the exons ATGGAGCGGGTGAGCGAGGCCGCCGCCTGCGGCCCCTCGTCGGGCTGCTACACGTACCAGGTGAGCCGGCACAGCGCCGACATGCTGCACAGCCTCAACCAGCAGCGCAAGAACGGCGGCCGCTTCTGCGACGTGCTCCTGCGCGTGGGCGACGAGAGCTTCCCGGCGCACCGGGCGGTGTTGGCCGCTTGCAGCGAGTACTTCGAGTCGGTGTTCAGCGCGCAGCTGGGCGACGGGGCAGGTggaggcggcggcggtggcgcgGAGGGGGGCGCGAcagaggcggcggcggccggtGGGGCCacggcggccggcggggcgcccgggggcgggcgggagctGGAGATGCACACCATCAGCTCCAAGGTGTTCGGAGACATCCTGGACTTCGCCTACACGTCTCGCATCGTGGTGCGGCTGGAGAGCTTCCCGGAGCTCATGACGGCTGCCAAGTTCCTGCTGATGCGCTCTGTGATTGACATCTGCCAGGAGGTCATCAAGCAGTCCAATGTGCAGCTCCTCGTGCCCCCCACGCGCCCCGACATTATGCTCTTCCGTCCGGGGGCTGCGGACCTCGGCTTCCCTCTTGACATGACCAATGGTGCCGCTTTGGCACCCAATGGCAACGGCATTGCTGGTATGCCTGAAGATGAGGCCACGCGGGCTGCGCTCACTGCTGCGCAGTCTTCCTTACCCGTTCTGCAGGGTGTGGACCGCCTGCCCATGGTGGCAGGACCTCTGTCCCCGCCGCTGCTGGCCTCACCCTTCCAGAATGTTGCTGCTAGTGCCCCCACTTTAAGCACCAAGAGGGGCAGAGGGCGTCCCCGTAAAGCCAATCTCTTGGACTCCATGATGTTTGGTACCCCAGGGGGCCTGCGAGAGGCTGGTATCCTGCCTTGTGGCCTCTGTGGAAAAGTATTTACGGATGCTAATCGTCTTCGGCAGCACGAGGCTCAACACGGGGTGACAAGTTTGCAGCTGGGCTACATAGACATCCCACCCCCGAGACTGGGTGAAAATGGTGTCCCTGGTCAGGATGACCCCGATGCACCCCGAAAAAGAAGCAGGACGAGGAAACAGGTGGCCTGTGAGATCTGTGGCAAGATTTTTCGGGACGTGTACCACCTGAATCGGCACAAGCTGTCACACTCTGGCGAGAAGCCTTACTCTTGTCCAGTGTGTGGCTTACGGTTCAAGCGGAAAGACAGGATGTCCTATCATGTTCGATCTCACGATGGCTCTGTGGGAAAGCCCTACATCTGCCAGAGctgtggaaaaggcttttccaG gcCAGACCACTTGAATGGACACATCAAACAGGTGCATACCTCAGAGAGACCTCACAAGTGTCAG CAGGAAAATGGCAGCCACCATGGAATAAGCTCAGAGACATCCACATCCATAGGAAAGTTGAAACTTCAAGAG ACTTGTAATGCTTCCTTTGCCACTCGTGACCGACTGCGCTCACACCTAGCATGTCATGAAGACAAAGTTCCATGCCAGGTGTGTGGGAAGTACTTGCGAGCAGCATATATGGCAGATCATTTGAAGAAGCATAGTGAAGGACCAAGCAATTTCTGCACTATCTGTAATAGAG gtttctcctctgcctcctaCTTAAAGGTCCATGTTAAAACCCACCACGGTGTTCCCCTTCCCCAGGTCTCCAGGCACCAGGAGTCCATCCCGAATGGGGGAGCAGCGTTCCACTGCGTCAGGACCTATGGCATCAAAG aaGGCCAGAAATGTTCACATTCGGACCCGATTGAGAGTTCTGATTCATATGGAGACCTCTCTGACACCAGTGACCTCAAGACTCCTGAGAAACAGAGCACCAACGGGTCCTTCTCGTGTGACATGGCAGTCAGCAAAAACAAAATGGAGACCGAAGGAGAGAAGAAGTACCCTTGCCCTGAATGTGGCAGCTTTTTCAGATCAAAGTCTTATCTGAACAAACACATACAGAAAGTTCACGTCAGGGCCCTTGGTGGCCCACTGGGGGACCTTGGTCCTGCTCTAGGATCCCCCTTTTCACCCCAACAGAACATGTCTCTCCTGGAGTCATTTGGGTTTCAGATCGTCCAGTCAGCATTTGCATCATCCCTAGTGGATCCAGAGGTCGACCAGCAACCAATGGGGCCAGAGGGGAAATGA
- the PATZ1 gene encoding POZ-, AT hook-, and zinc finger-containing protein 1 isoform X4, producing the protein MERVSEAAACGPSSGCYTYQVSRHSADMLHSLNQQRKNGGRFCDVLLRVGDESFPAHRAVLAACSEYFESVFSAQLGDGAGGGGGGGAEGGATEAAAAGGATAAGGAPGGGRELEMHTISSKVFGDILDFAYTSRIVVRLESFPELMTAAKFLLMRSVIDICQEVIKQSNVQLLVPPTRPDIMLFRPGAADLGFPLDMTNGAALAPNGNGIAGMPEDEATRAALTAAQSSLPVLQGVDRLPMVAGPLSPPLLASPFQNVAASAPTLSTKRGRGRPRKANLLDSMMFGTPGGLREAGILPCGLCGKVFTDANRLRQHEAQHGVTSLQLGYIDIPPPRLGENGVPGQDDPDAPRKRSRTRKQVACEICGKIFRDVYHLNRHKLSHSGEKPYSCPVCGLRFKRKDRMSYHVRSHDGSVGKPYICQSCGKGFSRPDHLNGHIKQVHTSERPHKCQQENGSHHGISSETSTSIGKLKLQETCNASFATRDRLRSHLACHEDKVPCQVCGKYLRAAYMADHLKKHSEGPSNFCTICNREGQKCSHSDPIESSDSYGDLSDTSDLKTPEKQSTNGSFSCDMAVSKNKMETEGEKKYPCPECGSFFRSKSYLNKHIQKVHVRALGGPLGDLGPALGSPFSPQQNMSLLESFGFQIVQSAFASSLVDPEVDQQPMGPEGK; encoded by the exons ATGGAGCGGGTGAGCGAGGCCGCCGCCTGCGGCCCCTCGTCGGGCTGCTACACGTACCAGGTGAGCCGGCACAGCGCCGACATGCTGCACAGCCTCAACCAGCAGCGCAAGAACGGCGGCCGCTTCTGCGACGTGCTCCTGCGCGTGGGCGACGAGAGCTTCCCGGCGCACCGGGCGGTGTTGGCCGCTTGCAGCGAGTACTTCGAGTCGGTGTTCAGCGCGCAGCTGGGCGACGGGGCAGGTggaggcggcggcggtggcgcgGAGGGGGGCGCGAcagaggcggcggcggccggtGGGGCCacggcggccggcggggcgcccgggggcgggcgggagctGGAGATGCACACCATCAGCTCCAAGGTGTTCGGAGACATCCTGGACTTCGCCTACACGTCTCGCATCGTGGTGCGGCTGGAGAGCTTCCCGGAGCTCATGACGGCTGCCAAGTTCCTGCTGATGCGCTCTGTGATTGACATCTGCCAGGAGGTCATCAAGCAGTCCAATGTGCAGCTCCTCGTGCCCCCCACGCGCCCCGACATTATGCTCTTCCGTCCGGGGGCTGCGGACCTCGGCTTCCCTCTTGACATGACCAATGGTGCCGCTTTGGCACCCAATGGCAACGGCATTGCTGGTATGCCTGAAGATGAGGCCACGCGGGCTGCGCTCACTGCTGCGCAGTCTTCCTTACCCGTTCTGCAGGGTGTGGACCGCCTGCCCATGGTGGCAGGACCTCTGTCCCCGCCGCTGCTGGCCTCACCCTTCCAGAATGTTGCTGCTAGTGCCCCCACTTTAAGCACCAAGAGGGGCAGAGGGCGTCCCCGTAAAGCCAATCTCTTGGACTCCATGATGTTTGGTACCCCAGGGGGCCTGCGAGAGGCTGGTATCCTGCCTTGTGGCCTCTGTGGAAAAGTATTTACGGATGCTAATCGTCTTCGGCAGCACGAGGCTCAACACGGGGTGACAAGTTTGCAGCTGGGCTACATAGACATCCCACCCCCGAGACTGGGTGAAAATGGTGTCCCTGGTCAGGATGACCCCGATGCACCCCGAAAAAGAAGCAGGACGAGGAAACAGGTGGCCTGTGAGATCTGTGGCAAGATTTTTCGGGACGTGTACCACCTGAATCGGCACAAGCTGTCACACTCTGGCGAGAAGCCTTACTCTTGTCCAGTGTGTGGCTTACGGTTCAAGCGGAAAGACAGGATGTCCTATCATGTTCGATCTCACGATGGCTCTGTGGGAAAGCCCTACATCTGCCAGAGctgtggaaaaggcttttccaG gcCAGACCACTTGAATGGACACATCAAACAGGTGCATACCTCAGAGAGACCTCACAAGTGTCAG CAGGAAAATGGCAGCCACCATGGAATAAGCTCAGAGACATCCACATCCATAGGAAAGTTGAAACTTCAAGAG ACTTGTAATGCTTCCTTTGCCACTCGTGACCGACTGCGCTCACACCTAGCATGTCATGAAGACAAAGTTCCATGCCAGGTGTGTGGGAAGTACTTGCGAGCAGCATATATGGCAGATCATTTGAAGAAGCATAGTGAAGGACCAAGCAATTTCTGCACTATCTGTAATAGAG aaGGCCAGAAATGTTCACATTCGGACCCGATTGAGAGTTCTGATTCATATGGAGACCTCTCTGACACCAGTGACCTCAAGACTCCTGAGAAACAGAGCACCAACGGGTCCTTCTCGTGTGACATGGCAGTCAGCAAAAACAAAATGGAGACCGAAGGAGAGAAGAAGTACCCTTGCCCTGAATGTGGCAGCTTTTTCAGATCAAAGTCTTATCTGAACAAACACATACAGAAAGTTCACGTCAGGGCCCTTGGTGGCCCACTGGGGGACCTTGGTCCTGCTCTAGGATCCCCCTTTTCACCCCAACAGAACATGTCTCTCCTGGAGTCATTTGGGTTTCAGATCGTCCAGTCAGCATTTGCATCATCCCTAGTGGATCCAGAGGTCGACCAGCAACCAATGGGGCCAGAGGGGAAATGA
- the PATZ1 gene encoding POZ-, AT hook-, and zinc finger-containing protein 1 isoform X6, with amino-acid sequence MERVSEAAACGPSSGCYTYQVSRHSADMLHSLNQQRKNGGRFCDVLLRVGDESFPAHRAVLAACSEYFESVFSAQLGDGAGGGGGGGAEGGATEAAAAGGATAAGGAPGGGRELEMHTISSKVFGDILDFAYTSRIVVRLESFPELMTAAKFLLMRSVIDICQEVIKQSNVQLLVPPTRPDIMLFRPGAADLGFPLDMTNGAALAPNGNGIAGMPEDEATRAALTAAQSSLPVLQGVDRLPMVAGPLSPPLLASPFQNVAASAPTLSTKRGRGRPRKANLLDSMMFGTPGGLREAGILPCGLCGKVFTDANRLRQHEAQHGVTSLQLGYIDIPPPRLGENGVPGQDDPDAPRKRSRTRKQVACEICGKIFRDVYHLNRHKLSHSGEKPYSCPVCGLRFKRKDRMSYHVRSHDGSVGKPYICQSCGKGFSRPDHLNGHIKQVHTSERPHKCQTCNASFATRDRLRSHLACHEDKVPCQVCGKYLRAAYMADHLKKHSEGPSNFCTICNRGLQAPGVHPEWGSSVPLRQDLWHQRRPEMFTFGPD; translated from the exons ATGGAGCGGGTGAGCGAGGCCGCCGCCTGCGGCCCCTCGTCGGGCTGCTACACGTACCAGGTGAGCCGGCACAGCGCCGACATGCTGCACAGCCTCAACCAGCAGCGCAAGAACGGCGGCCGCTTCTGCGACGTGCTCCTGCGCGTGGGCGACGAGAGCTTCCCGGCGCACCGGGCGGTGTTGGCCGCTTGCAGCGAGTACTTCGAGTCGGTGTTCAGCGCGCAGCTGGGCGACGGGGCAGGTggaggcggcggcggtggcgcgGAGGGGGGCGCGAcagaggcggcggcggccggtGGGGCCacggcggccggcggggcgcccgggggcgggcgggagctGGAGATGCACACCATCAGCTCCAAGGTGTTCGGAGACATCCTGGACTTCGCCTACACGTCTCGCATCGTGGTGCGGCTGGAGAGCTTCCCGGAGCTCATGACGGCTGCCAAGTTCCTGCTGATGCGCTCTGTGATTGACATCTGCCAGGAGGTCATCAAGCAGTCCAATGTGCAGCTCCTCGTGCCCCCCACGCGCCCCGACATTATGCTCTTCCGTCCGGGGGCTGCGGACCTCGGCTTCCCTCTTGACATGACCAATGGTGCCGCTTTGGCACCCAATGGCAACGGCATTGCTGGTATGCCTGAAGATGAGGCCACGCGGGCTGCGCTCACTGCTGCGCAGTCTTCCTTACCCGTTCTGCAGGGTGTGGACCGCCTGCCCATGGTGGCAGGACCTCTGTCCCCGCCGCTGCTGGCCTCACCCTTCCAGAATGTTGCTGCTAGTGCCCCCACTTTAAGCACCAAGAGGGGCAGAGGGCGTCCCCGTAAAGCCAATCTCTTGGACTCCATGATGTTTGGTACCCCAGGGGGCCTGCGAGAGGCTGGTATCCTGCCTTGTGGCCTCTGTGGAAAAGTATTTACGGATGCTAATCGTCTTCGGCAGCACGAGGCTCAACACGGGGTGACAAGTTTGCAGCTGGGCTACATAGACATCCCACCCCCGAGACTGGGTGAAAATGGTGTCCCTGGTCAGGATGACCCCGATGCACCCCGAAAAAGAAGCAGGACGAGGAAACAGGTGGCCTGTGAGATCTGTGGCAAGATTTTTCGGGACGTGTACCACCTGAATCGGCACAAGCTGTCACACTCTGGCGAGAAGCCTTACTCTTGTCCAGTGTGTGGCTTACGGTTCAAGCGGAAAGACAGGATGTCCTATCATGTTCGATCTCACGATGGCTCTGTGGGAAAGCCCTACATCTGCCAGAGctgtggaaaaggcttttccaG gcCAGACCACTTGAATGGACACATCAAACAGGTGCATACCTCAGAGAGACCTCACAAGTGTCAG ACTTGTAATGCTTCCTTTGCCACTCGTGACCGACTGCGCTCACACCTAGCATGTCATGAAGACAAAGTTCCATGCCAGGTGTGTGGGAAGTACTTGCGAGCAGCATATATGGCAGATCATTTGAAGAAGCATAGTGAAGGACCAAGCAATTTCTGCACTATCTGTAATAGAG GTCTCCAGGCACCAGGAGTCCATCCCGAATGGGGGAGCAGCGTTCCACTGCGTCAGGACCTATGGCATCAAAG aaGGCCAGAAATGTTCACATTCGGACCCGATTGA